A stretch of the Marasmius oreades isolate 03SP1 chromosome 8, whole genome shotgun sequence genome encodes the following:
- a CDS encoding uncharacterized protein (BUSCO:EOG09261F9G), with the protein MPRAPFIVIEGLDRSGKTTQTSLLRSRLEQSGHHVALLKFPDRTTPIGTLIDSYLRSQSDLDDHAIHLLFSANRWELASRIESNLKSNTIVLCDRYAFSGIAFSAAKGPPPLGYEWCRAPDVGLPCPDVTLFLDITPEKARERGGYGEERYEKEEMQRRVREVFRRLGEETGGGGGSGGTTTRWEVIDAGRDQETVSMEIWRRVENLVANGLEEDVDRLWKDRS; encoded by the coding sequence ATGCCAAGAGCACCCTTCATCGTCATTGAAGGACTCGACAGATCTGGTAAAACAACCCAGACATCTCTCCTCCGTTCACGACTAGAACAATCCGGACATCACGTTGCCCTACTAAAATTTCCAGACCGTACCACACCCATCGGGACCCTCATCGACTCTTATCTACGCTCTCAATCAGACTTGGACGACCACGCGATCCACCTCCTCTTCTCCGCCAACCGCTGGGAACTCGCATCCCGAATCGAATCAAATCTCAAGTCCAACACAATCGTTCTCTGTGACCGATACGCATTTTCTGGTATCGCGTTTTCAGCTGCGAAAGGACCACCACCGCTTGGATATGAGTGGTGTAGAGCTCCGGATGTGGGTTTACCTTGCCCGGATGTGACTTTGTTTTTGGATATCACACCAGAGAAGGCGAGAGAACGGGGTGGGTATGGTGAGGAGAGATATGAGAAGGAGGAGATGCAGCGGAGAGTTCGGGAAGTTTTTCGGAGGTTGGGTGAGGAAACTGGAGGTGGGGGTGGAAGTGGAGgtactactactaggtgggAGGTGATTGATGCTGGGAGAGATCAGGAAACTGTTTCGATGGAGATTTGGAGGCGTGTCGAAAATTTGGTGGCGAATGGTTTAGAGGAGGATGTTGATAGATTGTGGAAAGATAGGTCCTAG